A DNA window from Porphyromonas gingivalis ATCC 33277 contains the following coding sequences:
- a CDS encoding DUF1661 domain-containing protein, whose translation MKTCGTKTKKFSRHVFRNIEMENSRA comes from the coding sequence ATAAAAACTTGTGGAACCAAAACGAAAAAATTCTCGCGCCACGTTTTTCGGAACATCGAAATGGAAAATTCACGAGCCTAA
- a CDS encoding DUF1661 domain-containing protein — protein MVPQVFISRAETKNFTRVFFRIYEPQSRHFRFENQVSNKPRTSIAPLCNSKSVSAGSSGSKKLFSCYRSRTESLCRAIGTSPSRPVRDRGLSANRTFASVIMTDEEVLNTRQTVIVMLKGINPNRAAR, from the coding sequence TTGGTTCCACAAGTTTTTATCTCCCGAGCCGAAACGAAAAATTTTACGCGCGTGTTTTTCAGGATTTACGAACCACAATCTCGGCATTTTCGGTTCGAGAATCAAGTTTCCAACAAACCACGGACTTCGATCGCTCCCCTATGCAATAGCAAATCTGTGAGTGCCGGTTCATCCGGAAGCAAGAAACTTTTTTCTTGTTATCGTTCAAGAACGGAAAGTCTGTGCCGAGCGATTGGCACAAGTCCTTCCCGGCCTGTTAGAGATCGAGGACTGTCAGCCAATCGGACTTTCGCATCGGTCATTATGACAGACGAGGAAGTATTGAACACCCGCCAAACGGTCATTGTTATGCTTAAAGGGATAAATCCGAATCGTGCGGCACGATAA
- a CDS encoding ATP-dependent Clp protease ATP-binding subunit, protein MAYDFTQTFRNSLEYSYQEATRLGVVAVTQDMLVLGIIRDGDNGAIDIMRHYGINLYELKRLIELEAIAESLPASPEGLPIFTPSAREAIDDATDICADMEDEAVSPVHLLLSILNSTQESLVQKIFMKQGIKYDTILSDYFGQRNPSEGKSPSEMEILDGYQDNDFDDEEDESSPPSGNSGTGGGSGDAPEQNTGGGDTTTTTRSGGDTPALDTFGTDITAMAAAGKLDPVVGREQEIERVIQILSRRKKNNPVLIGEPGVGKSAIVEGLAERIVNRKVSRILFDKRIISLDLAQMVAGTKYRGQFEERLKAVLDELKKNPQIILFIDEIHTIVGAGSAAGSMDTANMLKPALARGQVQCIGATTLDEYRKNIEKDGALERRFQKVPIAPSTAEETLTILQNIKEKYEDYHGVRYTDEAIKAAVELTDRYVSDRFFPDKAIDAMDEAGASVHITNVVAPKEIEILEAELASVRENKLSAVKAQNYELAASFRDQERRTQQQIAEEKKKWEEQMSKHRETVDENVVAHVVALMTGVPAERLSTGEGERLRTMADDLKTKVVGQDTAIEKMVRAIQRNRLGLRNEKKPIGSFLFLGPTGVGKTYLAKKLAEYLFEDENAMIRVDMSEYMEKFSVSRLVGAPPGYVGYEEGGQLTERVRRKPYSVVLLDEIEKAHADVFNLLLQVMDEGQLTDSLGRRVNFKNTVIIITSNVGTRQLKDFGQGIGFRSEKDEEANKEHSRSVIQKALNKTFSPEFLNRLDDIILFDQLGKTEIRRMVDIELKAVLARIHRAGYDLVLTDEAKDVIATKGYDLQYGARPLKRTLQNEVEDRLTDLILSGQIEKGQTLTLSARDGEIIVQEQA, encoded by the coding sequence ATGGCATACGACTTTACACAAACATTCCGCAACAGCCTGGAGTACAGCTATCAGGAAGCAACCCGTCTCGGCGTCGTAGCCGTGACGCAGGATATGCTCGTACTCGGTATCATTCGCGACGGAGACAATGGCGCGATCGACATCATGCGGCACTATGGGATCAACTTGTACGAACTCAAACGGTTGATCGAGTTGGAAGCCATCGCCGAGAGTTTGCCTGCTTCGCCTGAGGGATTGCCCATCTTCACCCCTTCGGCTCGGGAGGCTATCGATGATGCCACAGACATCTGTGCCGACATGGAGGACGAGGCCGTCAGCCCGGTCCATCTGTTGCTGAGTATCCTCAACTCGACACAGGAGAGCTTAGTACAAAAGATATTTATGAAACAAGGTATAAAATACGACACCATCCTGTCGGATTACTTCGGACAGCGCAACCCCTCCGAAGGGAAGTCTCCCTCCGAAATGGAGATCCTCGACGGGTACCAAGACAACGACTTCGACGACGAAGAGGACGAATCCTCTCCGCCTTCCGGAAATAGCGGGACAGGCGGAGGCTCCGGCGACGCCCCCGAACAGAATACCGGCGGAGGTGATACTACCACCACGACACGGAGTGGAGGCGACACGCCTGCACTGGACACCTTCGGCACCGACATCACTGCCATGGCGGCAGCAGGCAAGCTCGACCCGGTAGTGGGTCGGGAGCAGGAGATCGAAAGGGTGATACAGATACTCAGCCGGCGCAAAAAGAACAATCCGGTGCTCATCGGCGAACCCGGTGTGGGCAAGAGTGCCATCGTGGAAGGACTGGCCGAACGCATCGTGAACAGGAAGGTGAGCCGTATTCTTTTCGACAAGCGGATCATCAGCCTCGATTTGGCTCAGATGGTAGCCGGCACCAAATATCGCGGACAGTTCGAAGAGCGGTTGAAAGCCGTGCTCGACGAGCTGAAGAAGAATCCGCAGATCATCCTCTTCATCGACGAGATACATACCATCGTGGGAGCAGGCTCTGCAGCCGGATCGATGGATACGGCCAATATGCTCAAACCCGCTCTTGCCCGTGGACAGGTACAGTGCATCGGAGCCACTACGCTGGATGAGTATCGTAAGAACATAGAAAAGGACGGAGCACTCGAACGCCGCTTCCAGAAGGTGCCGATAGCCCCCTCGACTGCAGAAGAAACGCTGACCATCCTGCAAAACATCAAAGAGAAATACGAGGACTATCACGGTGTACGCTATACGGACGAAGCGATCAAAGCGGCAGTGGAACTGACCGATCGCTATGTATCCGATCGCTTCTTCCCCGATAAGGCAATAGATGCCATGGACGAGGCCGGCGCGAGCGTCCATATCACCAATGTGGTGGCTCCGAAAGAAATCGAGATACTGGAGGCCGAATTGGCATCGGTGCGAGAGAACAAGCTCTCGGCCGTAAAGGCTCAGAACTACGAGCTGGCTGCCTCCTTCCGCGATCAGGAGCGGCGCACTCAGCAGCAGATAGCGGAAGAGAAGAAAAAATGGGAAGAGCAGATGTCCAAGCACCGCGAGACGGTGGACGAGAATGTAGTGGCGCACGTAGTGGCGTTGATGACAGGCGTTCCGGCTGAGCGGCTGAGCACGGGCGAAGGCGAACGTCTGCGCACGATGGCAGATGATCTCAAGACCAAAGTAGTAGGTCAGGACACAGCCATCGAAAAGATGGTGCGTGCCATCCAGCGCAATCGTCTGGGACTTCGCAATGAAAAGAAACCGATCGGTTCTTTCCTTTTCCTCGGCCCCACGGGGGTAGGCAAGACCTATTTGGCCAAGAAGCTCGCCGAATACCTGTTCGAGGATGAGAATGCCATGATCAGGGTGGATATGAGCGAGTATATGGAGAAGTTCTCCGTATCGCGTCTCGTGGGTGCCCCTCCGGGATATGTGGGCTATGAAGAAGGCGGCCAACTGACGGAGCGCGTAAGACGCAAACCCTATTCCGTAGTTCTCTTGGATGAGATCGAAAAGGCGCATGCCGATGTCTTCAATCTGCTCTTACAGGTGATGGACGAAGGTCAGCTGACCGACAGTCTGGGACGGCGCGTGAATTTCAAGAACACCGTGATCATCATCACCTCCAATGTGGGTACACGCCAGCTCAAAGACTTCGGGCAGGGTATCGGGTTCCGTTCGGAAAAAGACGAGGAAGCGAACAAGGAGCATAGCCGTTCCGTGATCCAAAAAGCTCTGAACAAGACGTTCAGCCCCGAATTTCTCAACCGTTTGGACGATATCATCCTCTTCGACCAACTGGGCAAGACGGAGATTCGCCGGATGGTGGACATAGAGCTTAAAGCCGTCTTGGCGCGCATCCATCGTGCCGGATACGACCTCGTCCTTACCGATGAAGCCAAGGATGTGATAGCGACGAAGGGATACGACCTCCAATACGGAGCACGACCGCTCAAGCGCACACTCCAGAACGAAGTGGAGGATCGCCTCACGGATCTTATCCTCTCCGGACAGATCGAGAAAGGGCAGACGCTTACGCTCTCTGCTCGCGATGGCGAGATCATCGTACAAGAACAAGCATAA
- a CDS encoding glycoside hydrolase family 3 N-terminal domain-containing protein: MKRFLFSAITILSLSVLYTATAPARTNMGAMHAQQSKDYPFLLFGGVESKDVKRWVDDRMKAMSTEEKVGQLLMPVVYPSLQEEKVKQAEQLVRTCHIGGILFQKGTLSEQYTMTRRLQEAAGTPLLIALDGEWGLHMRLKDAPRFPRNMGLGHQKDNQLLYNYGREVARQCRLMGIHINFAPVLDVNNNPKNPVIGTRSFGDNPRRVAERGIAYAQGLEDGGVMAVAKHFPGHGNTTEDSHKTLPTVFASREELENTELFPFKEFFRAGLSGVMTAHLNVPALEAKKNTPSSLSHAICTDLLRQEMGFKGLIFTDGLAMQGVQTAGSQPISVRAILAGNDILLGPVDPVKTFSEVLAAVEDRTISKELLDEKCRKILAFKYALIICKGISKEVPAEEVVRQVNNREAERMSEDLWRASITILKNKKQFLPLSEENRVACVNLDGAASNTFTQELGLTSKDCYSYAKGSNSTRTQELLSKLKGYDAVIVTVRHTQPDWAGTFLHRLTEQNHTAIVFFTSPYVADRIPVAMDKARAIVVAYENVKEAARMAAYKIRDRVVVSSGGGIPVVQEEEGTDPTANMMPPTELSSGLIPMPAVDRIAKEALRQGAFPGCRILAVHRDKVVYDKSFGTLDGSARGGKVSSSTIYDLASVTKVVATTPAVMLLVQDGKLKLSDRLGTLLPRFARTDLKDITVQQLLLHEAGLRPSINFYESLIDSSSLDGKLLSPRRSSGWVRVDTNMWGNPFFGFRSDLVSGQFRPDYPFRFSSNLYLSKEVKEIVLNTIASTPRNGVGRYKYSDLGFILLQQIVEKVSGKSLNVFVEERIFRPIGAGSLGYLPLDKYSVSRIAPAQNDKFLRKSIVRGTVDDEAAACLGGISGNAGVFGTAEDVARVLDMFIHEGTYKGHRIIDQKIFRLFITTHGKGNRRCLGFDKGRASMAESASGSTYGHTGFTGTCVWVDPENELIFVFLSNRTYPNRLNKTLMTASIRPRLHQAIYEALGIAEQ, encoded by the coding sequence ATGAAACGATTTCTTTTCTCCGCCATCACAATACTCTCTCTCTCGGTGCTGTACACAGCTACGGCACCGGCCCGCACGAACATGGGTGCCATGCATGCCCAGCAGTCCAAAGACTATCCCTTTCTCCTCTTCGGGGGAGTCGAGAGCAAAGATGTCAAACGCTGGGTTGACGACCGCATGAAGGCTATGAGCACGGAGGAAAAAGTAGGCCAACTGCTCATGCCGGTCGTCTATCCCTCTTTACAGGAAGAAAAAGTAAAGCAAGCCGAACAGCTGGTGCGCACCTGCCACATCGGGGGCATACTCTTCCAAAAGGGTACACTCTCGGAGCAATACACGATGACTCGCCGCTTGCAGGAAGCAGCCGGCACCCCTCTCCTCATAGCACTGGACGGTGAGTGGGGTTTGCACATGCGTCTGAAAGATGCCCCACGCTTCCCTCGCAATATGGGCTTGGGACACCAAAAAGACAATCAGCTCCTCTACAACTATGGTCGGGAGGTAGCGCGCCAATGCCGGCTGATGGGGATTCATATCAATTTTGCCCCGGTGCTGGACGTGAACAACAATCCGAAGAACCCCGTTATCGGCACGCGCAGCTTCGGCGACAACCCACGCCGAGTAGCAGAAAGAGGGATTGCCTATGCACAAGGATTGGAGGATGGAGGTGTGATGGCCGTGGCCAAGCATTTCCCCGGACACGGCAATACCACAGAGGACTCGCACAAGACCTTGCCCACGGTCTTTGCCTCCCGAGAGGAATTGGAGAATACTGAATTGTTCCCCTTCAAAGAGTTTTTCCGAGCCGGTCTCAGCGGAGTGATGACCGCTCACCTCAATGTTCCGGCTTTGGAAGCAAAGAAAAATACGCCCTCCTCCCTCAGTCATGCCATTTGCACCGATCTGCTCCGGCAGGAAATGGGTTTCAAGGGGCTGATCTTTACGGACGGATTGGCCATGCAGGGAGTACAGACAGCCGGTTCTCAACCGATCTCCGTCCGTGCCATATTGGCCGGCAATGACATCCTCCTCGGTCCGGTGGACCCGGTCAAGACTTTCTCCGAGGTGCTGGCCGCAGTGGAAGACAGAACGATAAGCAAAGAATTGCTGGACGAGAAATGTCGCAAAATTCTGGCCTTCAAGTATGCGCTCATCATTTGTAAGGGAATATCCAAGGAGGTGCCGGCAGAGGAAGTGGTACGACAGGTAAACAACCGTGAAGCGGAACGGATGTCGGAAGATCTTTGGCGGGCGTCCATTACGATTCTCAAAAACAAGAAGCAGTTCCTCCCCCTCTCGGAGGAAAACCGTGTTGCATGCGTCAATCTGGATGGTGCAGCCTCCAATACTTTTACACAAGAGCTGGGGCTTACGAGCAAGGACTGCTATTCCTATGCCAAGGGCAGCAACAGTACACGTACACAAGAGTTGCTCTCCAAACTCAAGGGGTACGATGCTGTGATCGTCACAGTTCGACATACACAGCCGGACTGGGCAGGAACGTTTCTCCACCGGCTGACGGAACAAAACCACACTGCCATCGTCTTCTTCACATCGCCCTATGTAGCCGACAGGATTCCGGTGGCTATGGACAAAGCACGGGCTATAGTCGTGGCATATGAAAACGTAAAGGAGGCTGCTCGAATGGCAGCCTACAAGATTCGGGACAGAGTTGTGGTATCCTCGGGCGGTGGGATCCCGGTCGTTCAGGAAGAGGAGGGCACTGATCCGACAGCGAACATGATGCCGCCGACCGAATTGTCGTCCGGCCTCATCCCGATGCCGGCGGTAGACCGCATAGCGAAAGAAGCCCTAAGGCAAGGGGCTTTCCCCGGTTGTCGTATCCTCGCTGTCCATCGAGACAAGGTGGTATATGACAAAAGCTTCGGCACTCTCGACGGATCGGCACGTGGAGGCAAGGTATCTTCTTCCACCATCTACGACTTGGCATCCGTCACCAAGGTCGTAGCCACTACTCCGGCTGTGATGCTATTGGTTCAGGATGGAAAATTGAAGCTCTCCGACCGGCTCGGAACGCTATTGCCTCGTTTTGCCCGAACAGACCTCAAAGACATCACCGTACAGCAGCTTCTACTTCATGAAGCAGGCCTTCGGCCATCGATCAATTTCTACGAATCTCTGATAGACAGTAGCAGTTTGGACGGCAAGTTGCTCTCTCCCCGGCGGAGTTCGGGATGGGTTCGAGTAGATACCAATATGTGGGGCAATCCATTCTTCGGATTTCGCTCCGATTTGGTTTCCGGGCAATTTCGGCCGGACTATCCGTTTCGTTTTTCTTCCAATCTGTATCTATCGAAAGAGGTCAAAGAAATTGTCCTCAATACCATCGCTTCTACCCCTCGTAATGGAGTCGGACGCTACAAGTATTCGGATCTGGGGTTTATCCTGCTACAGCAAATTGTGGAAAAAGTATCGGGCAAGAGCTTGAACGTCTTTGTCGAAGAACGTATATTCCGCCCCATCGGAGCCGGTTCGCTCGGTTATCTTCCACTCGATAAATATTCCGTTTCGCGCATTGCACCGGCACAGAACGACAAATTTCTACGTAAAAGCATCGTCCGCGGTACCGTGGACGACGAAGCTGCTGCATGCCTCGGAGGTATATCGGGCAATGCAGGTGTTTTCGGCACTGCGGAGGACGTTGCCCGTGTACTGGACATGTTCATTCATGAAGGCACTTACAAAGGCCACAGAATCATCGATCAAAAGATCTTCCGACTGTTCATAACGACTCATGGCAAGGGCAACAGGCGTTGTCTCGGATTTGACAAAGGCCGGGCGAGTATGGCAGAATCGGCGTCAGGCTCCACCTACGGGCACACAGGGTTTACCGGCACATGCGTTTGGGTCGATCCCGAGAACGAACTTATCTTTGTATTCCTTTCCAATCGGACTTACCCCAATCGGCTGAACAAGACACTGATGACGGCAAGCATACGCCCCAGACTGCATCAAGCAATATACGAGGCTTTGGGAATAGCGGAGCAATGA
- a CDS encoding pyridoxal phosphate-dependent aminotransferase produces the protein MIFGHGDEGITPLSSEIVNFSTTVWTDGDKDHLEKHLVENLNCIRHYPEPDAGTLRQMLAKRNSVDNNAILVTNGPTAAFYQIAQAFRGSRSLIAIPSFAEYEDACRMYEHEVCFYPSNEDIGEADFSNMDFCWLCNPNNPDGRLLQRTEILRLLNDHPDTTFILDQSYVSFTTEEVIRPADIKGRKNLVMVYSFSHAYGIPGLRIGYIVANKDFMKRVAAFSTPWAVNALAIEAAKFILIHPAQFTLPIRKWQRNTVDFITALNRLDGVEVHPSGTTFFLLRLKKGTAAELKKYMLEEYNMLIRDASNFRGLDESYVRITTQRPAQNQLFIKALETFLEKY, from the coding sequence ATGATTTTTGGACATGGAGATGAAGGCATTACACCCTTATCAAGCGAAATAGTCAATTTCAGTACCACTGTCTGGACAGATGGCGATAAAGATCATCTGGAGAAACATCTGGTAGAAAACCTCAACTGTATTCGGCACTACCCCGAGCCGGATGCCGGTACGCTCAGGCAGATGCTTGCCAAGCGGAACAGCGTGGACAATAACGCCATACTTGTAACCAACGGACCCACGGCGGCCTTCTACCAAATAGCACAGGCTTTCAGAGGGAGCCGAAGCCTCATAGCCATTCCTTCTTTTGCCGAATATGAGGATGCTTGTCGGATGTACGAGCACGAAGTCTGCTTCTATCCTTCTAATGAGGACATAGGCGAGGCTGATTTTTCCAATATGGATTTCTGCTGGCTTTGTAACCCGAATAATCCCGATGGCAGACTACTGCAGCGGACAGAGATCCTGCGTCTGCTCAACGATCATCCTGACACGACATTCATCCTCGACCAGTCCTATGTATCGTTTACGACCGAGGAAGTGATTCGTCCGGCCGACATCAAAGGACGAAAAAACCTTGTCATGGTCTATTCTTTCAGTCATGCCTATGGGATACCGGGGCTTCGCATCGGCTATATCGTAGCCAATAAAGATTTTATGAAGCGTGTGGCGGCTTTCAGTACGCCGTGGGCGGTAAACGCACTGGCTATAGAGGCTGCCAAATTCATCCTTATCCATCCTGCACAATTCACTCTGCCGATCCGCAAGTGGCAACGCAATACGGTAGATTTTATCACAGCCCTGAATCGCCTCGATGGTGTAGAAGTACATCCCTCAGGCACCACGTTCTTCCTCCTTCGGCTCAAGAAAGGAACAGCGGCCGAACTGAAAAAATATATGCTGGAGGAATATAATATGCTGATTCGGGATGCTTCCAATTTCCGTGGTCTCGATGAATCCTACGTCCGAATCACCACGCAGCGACCTGCTCAGAACCAGCTTTTCATCAAAGCTCTGGAGACATTCCTCGAGAAATACTAA
- a CDS encoding 2-phosphosulfolactate phosphatase, producing the protein MLQISLCPSPVLYPYYKTEQEEYTVVIVDIFRAGTTITTALMNGAVGIIPIATVEEAEIYAGNGFLVGGERGTKRLPFARFGNAPEEYTRQAVEGKQLVLSTTNGTRAADIAAGALHVIIGAFINLEAVARYCIAKQKPVMVLASGWQNRMSTEDCLFAGALAATIVRLGEEVICEDGASVFQELWGNYNTHEKLTAYLNGRDHYERLRANKLERSVPYCTSLNLTEIVPELTFKISAASTDCPANRLFLPVTPPF; encoded by the coding sequence ATGCTGCAGATCAGTCTCTGTCCTTCTCCTGTACTCTATCCATATTACAAGACGGAGCAAGAAGAGTACACGGTTGTCATCGTGGATATCTTCCGTGCCGGTACCACCATCACGACGGCACTGATGAACGGTGCCGTAGGCATCATCCCGATTGCAACCGTTGAGGAGGCGGAAATCTATGCCGGGAACGGGTTCCTCGTAGGAGGCGAGCGAGGAACGAAGCGATTGCCTTTCGCTCGTTTCGGCAATGCTCCCGAAGAGTACACTCGCCAGGCGGTAGAGGGGAAACAGCTCGTACTATCGACGACCAACGGTACCCGCGCTGCCGACATAGCTGCCGGAGCCTTGCACGTTATTATCGGGGCTTTTATCAATCTGGAAGCTGTCGCTCGCTATTGTATCGCCAAGCAGAAGCCGGTCATGGTACTGGCTTCGGGCTGGCAAAACAGGATGAGTACGGAGGATTGCCTGTTCGCCGGTGCTTTGGCTGCTACGATTGTCCGGCTTGGAGAGGAGGTCATTTGCGAAGACGGAGCGTCAGTTTTCCAAGAACTCTGGGGTAACTACAATACACATGAGAAGCTGACGGCCTACCTGAACGGTCGCGATCATTACGAACGCCTGCGCGCCAATAAATTGGAAAGAAGTGTTCCCTATTGCACTTCACTCAATCTCACAGAAATTGTTCCCGAACTGACCTTCAAAATTTCTGCCGCATCAACGGATTGCCCGGCTAACCGACTTTTCTTACCCGTCACTCCACCTTTCTAA
- a CDS encoding sigma-54-dependent transcriptional regulator: protein MKKSGNIIVVDDNKHVLTALKLLLTGSFETVTLLPSPKTLLSTIVEVHPDVLLLDMNFSTGINTGNEGLYWLDQVRSRFPDLPVVLFTAYADIRLAVEALKRGASDFVVKPWNNAELLESLRMAMNKAASTQVTATPKEGDSVFLGKSKAMREVLELADRIGDTAAHVLITGENGTGKGVLAEYIHARSPRSRQPMLTVDMGALSETLFESELFGHVKGAFTDAKSDRVGKFETASGGTIFMDEIGNLSLALQAKLLAVLQQKVVTRVGSNTPIPVDVRIISATNSDLPLSVAEGRFREDLLYRLNTIHIEMPPLRRRREDIVPMAVFFLHRYARQYGKEVPELTPEAEALLSDYPWPGNVRELQHCIEKAVILSRSSSLSAADLSLPKSVDAHPTATGVASTPQTLDEMEKTAIEQALARNGSNLSNVARELGISRQTLYNKMKRYGL from the coding sequence ATGAAGAAAAGCGGCAATATCATCGTGGTCGATGATAACAAACATGTACTGACGGCTTTGAAATTGCTCCTGACGGGGAGTTTCGAGACCGTGACGCTCCTACCTTCTCCCAAGACACTGCTTTCCACGATCGTAGAGGTGCATCCGGATGTACTCCTGCTGGATATGAATTTTTCTACCGGCATCAATACGGGTAATGAAGGATTATATTGGCTGGATCAAGTTCGTAGCCGTTTCCCTGACCTCCCTGTGGTACTCTTTACCGCTTATGCGGACATTCGTCTGGCAGTGGAAGCCTTGAAGCGTGGAGCAAGCGATTTCGTAGTCAAGCCGTGGAACAACGCCGAGCTGTTGGAGTCGCTTCGTATGGCGATGAATAAGGCCGCAAGCACTCAAGTGACGGCTACACCTAAAGAAGGCGATTCGGTATTTCTCGGCAAAAGCAAGGCCATGCGTGAGGTGTTGGAGCTGGCTGATCGTATCGGCGATACTGCAGCCCATGTCCTCATTACGGGTGAGAATGGTACCGGCAAGGGCGTTTTAGCCGAGTATATCCATGCCCGTTCTCCTCGTAGCCGGCAGCCGATGCTGACTGTGGATATGGGAGCTTTGAGCGAGACGCTGTTCGAGAGCGAACTGTTCGGCCATGTGAAAGGAGCCTTTACCGATGCCAAAAGCGATCGCGTCGGCAAGTTCGAGACGGCGTCCGGCGGCACGATCTTCATGGACGAGATAGGCAATCTGAGCCTTGCCTTGCAAGCCAAGTTGTTGGCTGTACTACAGCAAAAAGTGGTGACCCGTGTGGGCAGCAATACACCGATCCCTGTGGATGTTCGTATCATCTCTGCCACGAATAGCGATTTGCCCCTCTCCGTGGCTGAAGGCCGGTTTCGAGAAGATTTGCTTTATCGTCTCAATACGATTCATATCGAGATGCCGCCGCTACGTCGTCGCAGGGAAGATATAGTGCCGATGGCCGTATTCTTCCTGCATCGTTATGCACGACAGTATGGAAAAGAGGTGCCGGAATTGACTCCCGAAGCAGAGGCCCTACTCTCCGATTATCCGTGGCCGGGCAATGTGCGTGAGCTTCAGCATTGCATAGAGAAGGCTGTGATCCTTAGCCGTAGCAGTAGCCTTTCTGCTGCGGATCTGTCGTTGCCGAAGTCGGTCGATGCACATCCGACTGCTACCGGTGTAGCAAGCACTCCTCAGACGTTGGATGAAATGGAAAAGACCGCTATCGAGCAAGCCTTGGCACGAAACGGCAGCAACCTTTCGAATGTGGCAAGGGAATTAGGCATCAGCCGCCAGACTCTGTATAATAAGATGAAACGCTACGGGCTGTAG
- a CDS encoding sensor histidine kinase, translated as MGRRKTGSFGLHLLFTIVMAVVGTWSAAAGHYAITVFAAGLVIFSALRLRLLYRRHLQDLSLLLNAIENGDYSVRFSEMGGNVSHRTFNRTLNRIKEILSRSRDEAIAGEQFLVHVLEQIPVGIMMVAPEGYVYSTNTVLLRLLGLPVITHLDQLRRVSPDMPRLFRSAATDSGIHIKLTTEREEQEVSLRFSSFRIREKIYHIYTLSNIGKELDARETESWIRLIRVMTHEIMNSIAPITSICDTLLDNLQSSADEEMLSTGLDTIRSTGVGLLSFVQDYRKFTAVPPPEKEDIALHAFLSGILRLQEELLSSNDIKVDIEEIPVELTVPADRRQLTSVLINLVKNAAEAEYPADTEKRLLRIRVEERLDSLDEHRLLLHVENNGTPIPQEVFDNMFVPFYTTKTGGSGIGLSLSRYIIRLHGGNLLARRTADGFTSFVIELPL; from the coding sequence ATGGGAAGACGGAAGACCGGCAGTTTCGGCTTGCATCTGTTATTTACCATCGTCATGGCGGTGGTGGGTACTTGGTCGGCAGCTGCAGGACATTATGCCATCACTGTTTTTGCAGCCGGACTCGTTATCTTTTCCGCCTTGCGGTTGCGTTTACTCTATCGGCGCCATCTTCAAGATCTTTCCCTGCTCTTGAATGCTATCGAGAATGGCGATTATTCCGTGCGCTTTTCCGAAATGGGAGGCAATGTCTCGCATCGAACATTCAACCGCACGCTTAATCGTATCAAGGAGATCCTCAGCCGTTCTCGTGATGAGGCTATAGCCGGCGAGCAGTTTCTCGTACATGTATTGGAACAGATTCCTGTCGGCATCATGATGGTTGCTCCGGAAGGATATGTCTATTCTACCAATACAGTGCTGTTGCGCCTCCTCGGTTTACCCGTTATCACACACCTCGATCAGCTCAGACGTGTGTCGCCGGACATGCCTCGGCTGTTTCGTTCGGCGGCTACCGATTCAGGCATTCATATTAAGCTTACTACGGAGCGGGAAGAGCAGGAGGTGAGCCTCCGCTTCTCTTCGTTCCGCATCAGGGAGAAGATATACCATATATATACGCTGTCGAATATCGGCAAGGAGCTTGACGCTCGCGAGACAGAGTCGTGGATTCGGCTCATTCGGGTGATGACGCACGAGATCATGAACTCGATAGCCCCCATTACTTCGATATGCGATACCCTCTTGGACAATTTGCAAAGCTCTGCGGACGAGGAGATGCTGTCTACCGGATTGGATACCATTCGTAGTACCGGAGTGGGGCTGTTATCCTTTGTACAGGACTACCGTAAGTTTACGGCAGTTCCTCCTCCCGAGAAGGAGGACATTGCTTTACATGCTTTTCTTTCGGGGATATTGCGCCTGCAAGAAGAGCTTCTGTCCTCCAACGATATAAAGGTGGATATTGAAGAAATACCCGTGGAGCTGACTGTCCCGGCCGACCGCCGGCAATTGACTTCGGTACTGATAAACCTCGTCAAAAATGCTGCCGAGGCGGAATATCCTGCCGATACGGAGAAACGACTTTTGCGTATTCGTGTCGAGGAACGTCTCGATTCGTTGGATGAACACAGACTACTCCTTCATGTGGAGAACAATGGCACTCCTATTCCTCAAGAGGTATTCGACAATATGTTTGTTCCTTTCTATACGACCAAAACCGGAGGTAGTGGCATCGGTCTGAGCCTTTCCCGTTATATCATTCGTCTGCATGGGGGAAATTTGCTTGCGAGGCGTACAGCCGATGGTTTCACCTCTTTCGTTATTGAACTGCCGCTCTAA